Sequence from the Amycolatopsis sp. NBC_00345 genome:
CGAGATCCGGTACGCCAGGCTCTCGTAGCCGGCCCAGCAGGCGTCGGGGCGCGTGATCATGGCTGGGCGGGGCAGGCCCGTCGCGCGGTACAGCTCGGGCCAGCGGGGCACGGAGTCCTCGAGGCCGTACACGGTGACCTCGCCGCCGGCCGGGGTCTCGGGCCGCAGCCGGGCGCGGTGGCGGTCCACGTGGAGGTCCCGGCAGAGGGTCGTGACGCCGTAGCCGAACCGGCCGTAAATGGCGCCTTCGGTGGCGTGCAGGCTCGCGGCCACCACTCCGCGCTCGGCGAGCTCCCGCAGCTGCGCGGTCTGCAGCGCGGTCAGGACGCCACGGCGGGTGCGGCCGGCGCGGACGCCGATCCCGGTGACGGCCGCCATCGGGACGAGGTTTCCGCCGGGCAGCGCCATTTCCGCGTCGAACGAGCGGGCGGCGCCGATCAGCTCGGGGTCGGACGCGCCCCAGACGCGGCCGGCCAGGTAGGCCCCGCGGACGCGGTCCCAGTCCTCGTCCTTGCCGGGCGGCGAGTGCATCGTGCCGCGGAACAGGTCCCAGGCGGCCCGGTGCTCTTCGGTGTCCAGCAACCGAACCGGGTAGTCGCGCATGGCCCGATCATCGCGGGCCGGGACCGGGCCGGGCCACCGGTTTTCCCGGCGGCCCGGCGGTGGTCACTGCGAGGTGGGCGGTGAGACCTCGTAGTTGCCGTCGGTGCCCTTGACCGTGATCGGGATCTGCTGCGGCTTGCCGCTGATGGTGGCGGTGCACTCGAACTTCGCGCCGTCGGCCACCTTCTGCTCGGCCGGGCAGGTGACCCCGGTGACGCCGTCGATCTTGTACGTGTCGGTGAGCAGCTTCGCCACGTCGGTCTGCATCTGCGTGTTGTTGAAGACCTCGGTCCGGAAGAACCCGGGGGCGACGAAGCCGAGGATCGCGACCACGGCGACCACGACCACCAGCGCGCCGATGCCGATGAACAGGCCCTTCTTCGAGCCGCCCGGCTCCTTCTCCCCCGCCCCGGGCGCGGCTCCGGGCTGGCCGTAGTCGTACTGGCCCTGCGGCTGCTGCTGCCCGTACTGCGGCTGGGCCTGGGGACCGCTCTGCGGCTGGCCGTACTGGGGTTGTTCCTGCGGCCCGCTCTGCGGGTAGCCGCCGGGCTGCTGCCCGTACTGGGGCTGGTTCGGGTCGTAGGGCTGCCCGTACTGCTGCGGTGGCGGCTGCTGGCCCCACTGGTTCTGCTGCGGCGGGGTGTAGCCGCCGGGCTGCTGGCCGTACTGGGGCTGCTGGGGTGACGGCTGGACCCACTGGGTGGGCTGCGACGGGTCGTAGGGCTGCTGCTGGGGTGGCTGCTGCCCGTACTGCTGCGGGTTGTAGGGCTGCTCCTGCGGCCCGCTCGGCGGGTAAGCGCCGCCCGGCTGCTGCCCGTACTGCGGCTGCTGCCCGTAAGGGGGCTGCTGCTGCGGGTCGTTGCCGCCATACGGCGTGCTCATCGTTCGCCTCCGCCTCGCTTCGCCTGGTCTCGAGCGCGATCCAACCACAGGTCGGGGCCGAGCACACGCGCCCACGCACACGCTGTCCGCCGGGTGCGCCACAGATGCCCCCGAACGCTCCCGGGTAACGCGGAATTCACGCCGGCCTGATTCATACTGCCCCGATTCACGCGGCCCCGGCCGCGACGACGCCGCGGCGCAGCGCGCGGACGGCCTCCGCCGCGGTCGCGCCGACCGGGTCGGCCTTGCCCAGCACGTCACGGACCTGGTCGAGCAGGTCGATCACCTGGCGGCACCAGCGGACGAAGTCGCCTGCGGACAGCTCCTGCCCGTTGGTCTCCGCGGCGGTGAGCACCTTCTCCAGCGATTCGCCGCGCGCCCACCGGTAGACCGGCCAGGCGAACCCGGCGTCGGGCTCGCGGGTGCGGTCGAGGCGGTGGCGGCGCTCGTCCTCGGTCAGCTCGACCCACAGCCGGGAGGTCTCCTGCCAGGCCTCGGGCACGCCGCCGCCGGGCAGCCGCGGCTCCCCCGCGGTGTCTCGGCGGGCTTCGAACACCAGCGTCGAGACCACGGCGGCCAGCTCGGCCGGGCCGAGGCCGGCCCACACGTCGTGGCGGATGCACTCGGCGGCCAGCAGGTCGGACTCGCTGTAGAGCCGGGTGAGCCGCTGCCCGTGCTCGGTGACGCGGTCCTCGCCGTCGCCCGCCGTCGCCGGGCCGAGGTAACCGCGCTCGCCGAGCAGCGCGAGGATCCGGTCGAACGCCCGCGCGAGCGAGTGGGTGGTCGCGGCGACCTTGCGTTCCAGCTGCGCGGTCTCCTCGGTGAGCCGCTGGTAGCGCTCGGCCCAGCGCAGGTTCGCCTCCCGCTCGGCCAGTCCGTGGCAGGGGTGTGAACGCAGGGCGCGGCGCAGTGTGGCCAGCTCGGCGTCGTCGTCGGCCCCGCCGCGGCGGCGCTGACGGCCGGGCAGCGCGATCCCGGCGTTGCGCAGGGACGACGCGATGTCGCGGCGGGTCCGCGGCGAGCGCAGCTCGATGTGCTTGGGCAGCCGGATATGGCCGAGTGGTTCGACCGGCGCCGGGAAGTCGGCCACCGACAGCGGGCCGGACCAGCGGTCTTCGGTGACGACCACGGGCCGCGGCTCGCGGATCGGGTCGAGCCCGGGGTCGACGACCACGGCGAGCCCGGCGCGGCGGCCGGCCGGGACCGCGATCACGTCGCCCTTGCGCAGCTTCTCCAGCGATTCCGCGGTGCCCGCGCGCCGGGACGCGGTGTTCTGCCGGGCCAGCACCTTCTCGCGGGCGGAGATCTTGGCGCGCAGCTCGACGTACTCCAGCGTCTGCTCGAAGTCGCCGGTGACGGCGGTCGCGTAGCCCTTGAGGGCCTCTTTGTTGCGCTCGATGCGGCGCGCGGTGCCGACGACCGAGCGATCGGCCTGGAACTGGGCGAACGACTGTTCCAGCAGGTCGCGGGCGGCGTCGGAGCCGACCTGCGCGACCAGGTTCACGGCCATGTTGTAGCCGGGGCGGAACGAGGAGCGCAGCGGGTACGTGCGGGTGGAGGCGAGGCCGGCGACCTGCTTGGGGTCGACGCCGGGCTGCCAGGACACGACGGCATGGCCCTCGATGTCGATGCCGCGGCGCCCGGCGCGGCCGGTGAGCTGGGTGTACTCGCCGGGGGTGAGGTCGACGTGCGCCTCGCCGTTGTACTTGACCAGCCGTTCGAGCACGACGGTGCGGGCGGGCATGTTGATGCCGAGCGCGAGCGTTTCGGTGGCGAACACGACCTTCACCAGGCCGCGGACGAACAGCTCTTCGACGGTCTCCTTGAAGGCGGGCAGCAGTCCGGCGTGGTGCCCGGCGATGCCGCGTTCCAGCGCCTCGCGCCACTCCCAGTAGCCGAGCACGCCGAGGTCGCCTTCGGGCAGGTCCTTCGTGCGCTCCTCGACGATGCGGCGGACCTCGTCGACCTGCTCGGGGCCGTTGAGGCGCAGGCCGGAGCGGACGCACTGGGTGACGGCGGCGTCGCAGCCGGCGCGGGAGAAGATGAACACGATCGCGGGCAGCAGCCCCGCGTGGTCGAGCCGGTCGACGACGTCCACGCGGGAGGGCGGCCGGAACCGGGGCCCGCGCTGGGGAGCGCCCCGCCGTCCGCCGCGAGGCCCGCGGAAGCCGCTGGGGCCGGCGAACCGGCCCATTTCCTCGGTGCGGCGCAGCAGGCTGGGGTTGATCCGCAGCTCGGCGCCGGGGTCGGCCTCGTCCTGGCCGGCGAACAGGTCGAGCAGCTGGTTGCCGACCTGCATGTGCTGCCACAGCGGCACGGGCCGGTGCTCGTCGACGACGACGGTGGTGTCGCCGCGGACCTCCACCAGCCATTCGCCGAACTCCTCGGCGTTGCTGACCGTGGCGGAGAGCCCGACCACGCGCACGTGCTCGGGCAGGTGCAGGATCACCTCTTCCCAGACGGCGCCGCGGAACCGGTCGGCGAGGTAGTGCACCTCGTCCATCACGACGTAGCCGAGCTCGGGAATGGCGGAGCTGCCGGCGTAGAGCATGTTGCGCAGCACCTCGGTGGTCATGACGACCACCTGGGCATTGCCGTTGATGGAGGTGTCGCCGGTGAGCAGGCCGACCGCGTCGGCGCCGTACCGGGCGACGAGGTCGGCGTACTTCTGGTTCGACAGCGCCTTGATGGGCGTTGTGTAGAAGCACTTGCGGCCCTCGGCCAGCGCCAGGTGCACGGCGAACTCGCCGACCACGGTCTTGCCGGCGCCGGTGGGCGCGCAGACCAGCACGCCGTGGCCGTTTTCCAGCGCCTCGCACCCGCGGACCTGGAAATCGTCGAACTCGAAGGACACCTCGCCGGCGAACCGCGTCAGCTGGGGGTGCTTCCCGCGGCGCCGCGAGACCGCATAGGCCTCGGCCGGGGACTGAGAAGGGCTACTGGCCACTACGTCAGGGTTCCACACGACACCGACAGTCCGCACGCCGCGTGACGATCGACGCGCCGCGGTCAGGCGACGACGGTCAGCGCGTCGGGCACGCAGGTGACCGTGAACGGCGCTGTGCCCTGGGATTCGCCGTCGGCGTAGGCGGGCCAGTCGGGGCCGGTGAGGGTGAGTTCGCGGGCGCGCAGGGTGCGGACGGCGGGGTGGGCGACGTGGCCGCCGGTGCGCAGTCCGGGGAGCAGGCGCAGGAGCTGGAGGCGGGTGGCGGCGCCGATGACGGTGACGTCGAAGAGGCCGTCGTCCGGGGTGGCGGCGGGGCAGATGGGGACGCCGCCGCCGTAGAACGGGGTGTTGCCGATCGCGACCAGGGTGGCGTCGAGGTCGAGGGCGGTGCCGTCGGCGGTCAGGGTGAGCGGGCTGGGGCGGAACGCGGCCAGCTCGGCGAGGATCGCGACGTCGTAGCGGTGGGGGCCGGACGGCCAGCGGAGCCGGTTGGCGCGGGCGTTGACGCTGGCGTCGAAGCCGGAGCAGAGCACGGTGGCGAACCAGGTGCCGTCGCCGGTGCGGCCGAGGTCCATGCGGCGGCGGGTGCCCTGTTCCAGCGCCGCGACGAGGGCGGTGACGGCGGATTCCGCGTCCGGCGGGCTGCCGAGCGCGCGGGCGAAGTCGTTGCCGGTGCCGGAGGGGACGAGGCCGAGGGCGACGTCGTTCTCGGCGCAGAACTGCACGCCCTGGTGGGCGGCGCCGTCGCCGCCGAGGACGATCAGCACGTCGAGGCCCGCGTCGTGCGAGGCGCGCATCAGGGCGCGGGACTCCTCGACGGTGTTGGCCACCAGTACGTCGAGGCGGTCGACGCAGGGCCGTAGCCGGTCAGCGACGGTGCCCGCGATGCGGGCGGCGGCGCCGTGCCCGGAGGCGGGGTGCACGGCCAGCGCCGCGTGCAGGCCCATCCGGGGCTCAGGTGATGTCGTCGGTGCGGTTGCCGCCACCGCTGGCGACGGGTCCGTCGTCGGCGGTGCTCGGGGTGTAGTCGAACGGCGCGGCCTCGTCGTCGGCCAGCTTGTCCCAGCCCTCGTCCGCACGGACCTTGTCGCGCTTGCGGTCGTGGAACCGCGCGATCTGGATGGAGATCTCGAACAGCACCGTCAGCGCGCCGGCCAGGCCGAGCATGGAGAACGGGTCCGAGCCGGGGGTGGCGAACGCGGCGAAGACGAACAGCGCGAACACCAGCCCGCGTCGCCATTTCTTCAGCTGCTGGTACTTGACCACGCCGACGCGGTTGAGCATCACCACGAGCAGGGGCAGCTCGAAGCTGACGCCGAAGATCAACAACAGCGACAGGATGAACGAGATGTACTTGTCCGCGGTGAGCGCGGTGACGAACTGCTCCTGGCCGAAGCCGGCGAGCAGGGCCAGCGCGTGCGGCACGAGGTAGTAGGCGAGCACGGCGCCGGCGGCGAACAGGACAGAGGCGAACGCGACGAAGGTCAGCGCGTACTTGCGCTCCTTGGAGTACAGGCCCGGGGCGATGAACGCCCAGAACTGGTACAGCCAGAACGGCGAGAGCAGCACGGCGCCCGCGGCGACACCGACCTTCAGGCGGACCATGAAGATCTCGAACGGAACGGTCTGCAGCAGCTTGCAGCCGCCATGGTCACTGCCGAACCGCTGCGAGGGCGGGATGGCGCAGTACGGCTGGGTCATGATGTTGCCGAGCGACGGGATCGGGCCGAGGTGCTGCTCGAACCAGATCCAGCCGAAGATGCCGCCGATGACGACGAACAGCAGGGCGAAGCCGAGCCTGCGGCGGAACTCGTAGATGTGCTCGATGAGCGTCATCGTGCCGTCGGGGTTGACCCGCCGGCTGCGGCGCCGACGGTTGCTCCGGCTGCCGTTGCCGTTGACGGCTTCCGCCACTGGTCGTTCCGTTCTCGTCGTCGGCCGCGGCAGCGCGCCGGGTGGTCAGCGCGCTGCGCGGCAGGGGGACCGGGTGGGGCCGGCTGGGCTCAGCTGGCGTTTTTCTGCGGCTGGTCGGCGACCTGCTGCTTCTTCAGCTCGTCGAGCTGGCGCTGGAGGTCGGCGACCTGCTGGTCCTGGGCCGAGGTGACGCCGGCGGCGGCGACCGGCGTGGTGCTCGCGGCGGTGGCAGGCGGGATCTGCTTGGTCTCGACCGGCTCGGCGTCGTCGGCGTTCTTCTCGCCGGACAGGTCCTTGGTCTCGGCCTTGAAGATCTTCATGGACTTGCCGATGGCGCGGGCCGTGTCCGGAAGCCTCTTGGCACCGAACAGCAGAACCACGAGTAGCACCAGGACGATGATGTGCCACGGCTGCAGCGCGTTCATGGTCGGTGGCCTCCTTCTTTCCGTCTCAGGGAGATGTTACTGGTTTTCCGGTGCCTCGCGGCGCTGCGCCACAGCCACGCGAAGTGCGGCGGAGCGGGCGCGGAGCAGTCCAGTCCGGTCCTGGGTGTTCGTAGCCACCATGCTCATGGTGCGACGGAAACCGCGCAAGACCCTGAGCGTCCGCACAAGCAGGACAATCAGGACAAGAAGACCCGCCGCGAGGAGCACGACGGTGGGCAGGTACGGCACGGAAGTTACCTTAACGGTCGTAGGTTGACGGTAGGTGACGGGCTCGGGCCACTGCGTCGGCCGCGCGCCGACGGACCGCGTCACCGAGGGCGGCGGGGCTCTCCACCAGCGCGTCCCCGGCGAGGCTGAGGACCAGCCGGACCATCCAGGACTCGTCGGCGTAGCGCATCCGGATCCGCAGCCGGCCGCCGTCCAGCTCGGCCAGCTCCTGGCACGGGTAGTACTCGGCGACCCAGCGGGCGTCCGGGCCGAGGACCAGCTCGGCCTCCTGCTGGTCCGGGCGCGGGGAGAACAGGCCGTCGGACAGGTCGGTGGGCTGGGCGTGCGCGGGCGGCGCGGCGGGCTCGTCGAGCACGGTCAGCTCGTCGATCCGGTCCAGGCGGAAGAGCCGGACGCCCTCGACGCGGCGGCACCAGGCTTCGAGGTAGCCGACGGCCTGCACGATGAGCAGCCGCATCGGGTCCACGGTGCGCTCGGTGACCTGGTCCTTGGACGCGGTGTAGTAGCGGATCCGCAGGGCGCGCCCGGCCTGCAGGGCGCCCGCGACGGCCTCGCGGGTCTCGGCGGTGCGCTTGCCCTCGCGGACCCCGCCGCCGACGACCACGCCGGCGGGCTGGGCCTGGCCGGCGGCGACCTCGATCTTGGCGATGGAGCGGCGCACGGCGTCGGCGTCGACCACTCCGGGCGTTTCCGCCAGCGCGCGGAGCGCGACCAGCAGGGCGGTGGCCTCGCTGCCGGTCAGCCGCAGCGGCCGGTTCATGCCGGCGTCGTGGGTGACGACGATGGTGTCGCCTTCGAAGGACAGGTCGATCAGGTCGCCGGGGCCGTAGCCGGGCAGCCCGCACATCCAGAGCAGCTCGAGGTCCTTGCGCAGCTGCTTGGGCGTGACGTCGAAGTCCTGCGCGGCCTCGTCGACCCGGATGCCGGGCCGGGCCAGCAGGTAGGGCACGAGCGCGAGCAGCCGGGGCATGCGCTCGGTGGAGCTGCTCATCGGCCGCTCCCCGCGGCGGTGCGGGCGAGGACGTCCTCGAGCCGGTGCTGCACGGCCTTCGCGAGCACGTCGGGCTCCAGCACCAGCACGTCGGGGCCCTGGGCGGCGATCCAGTCGGCGGCGGACTCGGGGAAGTTCAGGCCGATCTCGACCAGGTCGCCCGCTTCCCCGCCGACGGTTTCGCGCCCGACGACCTCGCCGCGGCGGCGGACCCCGGCCGCGCGGCCGTCGGCGACCCAGAGCCGGGCGGTGGTCACGGGCGAGGCCTCTTCGCTGCTGCCGGTGACCGACACCAGCTGCAGCAGGTTGACGCCTTCGGGCCGGGTGACCGCGCCGGCCGGGCCGACCGCGGTGACCTGGCCGGTGACGCGGGAGAGCCGGAAGCAGCGGGTGGCGCCGCGGTCGCGGTCGTGCCCGACGACGTACCAGCGGGCGCGCCAGGACACCACGCCCCACGGTTCGAGGGTGCGCATGATCCGCTCCGGCGAGCCGACGCGCCGGTACTCGAAGCGGACGGCGCGGCCGTTCTGGACGGCGGCGAGCAGCGGCCCGAACGCCGGCTCGGCGCGTACCCGCGGCTCGATCACGGTGGGGGCCTGGTCGTCCACCTCGACGCCGGCCGCGCGCAGCTTGACCAGCGCGCCCTGGGCCTGGCCGGTCAGCTCGGGCGAGTCCCAGAGCCGCACGGCGAGGCCGACGGCCGCGGCCTCGTCGGGGGCCAGGTCGATCTCGCCGAGCTCGTAGTCGCGGCGGGCGATGCGGTAGCCCTCGACGGCGTCGAAGGCGGAGTTGCGGCCGGTCTCCAGCGGGATGCCGAGCTCGCGCAGCTCGGTCTTGTCGCGTTCGAAGGTGCGGAAGAACGCCTCGTCGCTGGCCGCGTCGGTGTACCCGGGCACGATCCCGCGGATCCGCTCGGCAGTGAGGTACTGCCGGGTGGAGAGCAGGGCGAGCACGAGGTTGACCAGCCGTTCGGCGCGTGCGGTGGACACCCGACAACACTAGCCCGCGCCGTTGTTCCCGATCGTGAGGTCCGGCGTTCGCGCGTCGTGACAGCCGGCGATGCGGCGCGAGAGGTGACTGTGGCGCCACGGGCCGTCACCGAGCGCGACGAGGTGGCCGTGGCGCCGGCGGGTCGATCTTCGGGTGATCCGTCCCTAGCCTGGGTGCATGACTGAACGTGTGCTTCTGGTGACCGGGGCGTCCCGGGGAATCGGCGAGGCGACGGCGCGGCGGGCGGCCGGGGCGGGCTTCCGCGTGGCGCTGGTGGCCCGCAGGCAGGAGTCCGTCGCCGGGCTCGCCGCCGAGCTGGGCGAGGACCGGGCGCTCGCGCTGGGCGCCGACGTCGCCGACTGGGCGGCCGTGTCCGGCGCGGTCGAGGAGACGGTGCGGCGGTTCGGCCGGCTCGACGCCGCGTTCGCCAACGCGGGCATCGGCATGGGTGTGTCGTTCTTCGGCGACGGCGGCACCGATCCCGAGCAGTGGCGGGACATGGTGCTGACCAACGTCTACGGCGCCGCGCTGACCGCCCGCGCCACACTCCCCGCGCTGGCCGGTTCGGGCGGGCACCTGGTCCTCACCGGCTCGGTCGCCGGCCGCTACATCCGCAAGGGAAGCCTGTATTCGGCGACGAAGTGGGCGGTGACCGGGATGGCCGGGGCGATCCGCGAGGAGGCGGTCGGCACCGGCGTGCGGGTCACGCTCGTGCAGCCCGGCGTCACCGACACCGACATCCTCGACAGCGAGCTGCGCAAGAAGCCGAAGCTGGAGCCGGACGACGTCGCCCGCGCCGTGCTGTACGCGCTGGACCAGCCGCCGACGGTGGACGTCAACGAGATCATGGTCCGCCCGACCGGGCAGGAGCGTTAGCGCCGCGCCGGAGGCCCTGAAGGCCACCATGAGGGCGTATATGTCCCTCATGGTGGCCTTCAGGGCATCACGAATGCTCAAGGTAGGCAAGGAGTCCTTGACGGCGTTCCGGCGCAGGGCGCTAACGGCCGAGCCGGGCGACGCGGCCCTGGACGCCGCTGGCCCAGCAGCTGCCGAACGCGGTGCAGTCGACCGTGTCGAAGCTGCCGGTGTCGAAGGAGGTCCAGTGCCGTCCGCCGTCGGGGCTGAGGTCGCTGCCGCCGGGGCCGACGGCGAGCACCGTGCCGCCGAGCCAGGCCAGCCCGGAGCGGTAGCCGGCCGGGTACTGCGGCGGGGTGCGCCAGGTGCGGCCGCGGTCGCCGCTCAAGGCCACCGCCGGCCCGGGCGCGGTGGGGTTCGCGAAGTCGCCGCCGATGGCGACGCCCTGCCACGGCGTGCGGAACGCGAGGGCGAAGACGCCGGCGGAGGCGCTGCTGGGCAGCGGGGTGGTGGCGGCGGTCCAGTGCCGTCCGCCGTCGCCGGAGTGCAGGACCCGGGCCTGCGGGCCGCCGCCGGTGGCGAGCCAGGCGTCGGCCGGGCCGGAGGTGGTGACGCACTGGCCGCTGGCGGCGAAGCCGGCCTCGCCGGGCAGCGCGGGCGGGAACGCGGCGTCGGGGATCTGGTGCCAGCTGCGGCCGCCGTCGGAGGTGGCCTGCATCCGGAATCGGCCGTCGACGGGGTCGCTCATCGCGAGGCCGCGCCACGGGTCGAAAAAGGCCAGGCAGTCGTAGAAGGCTTTCGCGTCGGGGTTCTGGAACGTCTGGCGCCAGTGCCGTCCGCCGTCGTCGGTCCGGTAGACGCGGGAGTCCGAGCCGGGCCCGATCGACAGGGTCACGGCGTGGTCGGCGTCGAACGCCTCGATGTCGCGGAATTCCAGCGTGCCGGTCCCGGGCGGGCCGACGGACAACCAGCTGCGCCCGCCGTCGACAGTCCGGAGCACGGTCCCCTGTGTCCCGCTGGCCCACGCGACGCGGTCGCTCACCGCCGACAGGCCGCGGAACTGCGCGGTCACCCCGGTCGCCTTGAGCTGCCACGACGGCAGCCGCCCCGCTGACGACGCCGCCGACGCCGTCACCGGGGCCAGCAGCGGAAGGACCACACCGAGCAGGACGAGCACCGCACGCACCAGACGCATGCGCCAGATCCTGCCGCACCGCGCCGGCGACTTTCGTAGGAAACGCCGAAGGGGCCGTCCCGAGCGGGACGGCCCCTTCGGCAAACGGGCTCACAGCGAGCTGATCAGCCGTTCCACGCGCTCGTCGACCGAGCGGAACGGGTCCTTGCACAGCACGGTCCGCTGCGCCTGGTCGTTGAGCTTCAGGTGCACCCAGTCCACGGTGAAGTCCCGGCCCGCGGCCTGCGCGGCGGCGATGAAGTCGCCCCGCAGCTTCGCGCGGGTCGTCTGCGGCGGGGTGTCCTTGGCGACCTCGATCTCGCCGTCGTCGGTGACCCGGCGGACCAGGGCCTTGCGCTGCAGCAGGTCGAAGATGCCCCGGCCGCGGCGGATGTCGTGGTAGGCCAGGTCGATCTGCGCCACCCGCGGGCTGGACAGGTCCAGGTCGTGCTTCGCGCGGTACCGCTCGACCAGGCGGTGCTTGATGGCCCAGTCGATCTCGGTGTCGATCTTGCTGAAGTCCTGCTGCTCGACCGCTTCCAGCGCGCGGCCCCACAGCTCGATCACGCGCTCGTTCGCCGGGGTGGTGCCGTTTTCCTTGAGGTGCTGCACGGCGCGGGCGTGGTACTCGCGCTGGATGTCCAGCGCCGAGGCCTCGCGCCCGCCCGCGAGCCGGACCTGCCGGCGCCCGGTCAGGTCATGGCTGATCTCGCGGATCGCGCGGATCGGGTTGTCCAGCGTGAAGTCCCGGAACTGGACGCCGGCCTCGATCATCTCCAGCACCAGGTTCGCCGACCCGATCTTGAGCATCGTGGTGGGCTCGGCCATGTTCGAGTCGCCGACGATGACGTGCAGGCGCCGGTAGCG
This genomic interval carries:
- a CDS encoding GNAT family N-acetyltransferase, producing the protein MRDYPVRLLDTEEHRAAWDLFRGTMHSPPGKDEDWDRVRGAYLAGRVWGASDPELIGAARSFDAEMALPGGNLVPMAAVTGIGVRAGRTRRGVLTALQTAQLRELAERGVVAASLHATEGAIYGRFGYGVTTLCRDLHVDRHRARLRPETPAGGEVTVYGLEDSVPRWPELYRATGLPRPAMITRPDACWAGYESLAYRISEGMQTVVHQGPDGPDGYATYHVDHDYERPSRLEVFAFHYASPGAFAGLWRFLLSVDLVDEIRALERPLDEPVELLFEDYRVVSVPRTEDESWLRLVDVPTALTARAYGPGSPVVLEVRDPLLPANTGRYRVGPEGAERTDAEPTLRLDVATLAMLYFGAWPASALAAVGRIEVLDAAAPASADTLFGTRTAAWCGSFF
- a CDS encoding DUF4333 domain-containing protein gives rise to the protein MSTPYGGNDPQQQPPYGQQPQYGQQPGGAYPPSGPQEQPYNPQQYGQQPPQQQPYDPSQPTQWVQPSPQQPQYGQQPGGYTPPQQNQWGQQPPPQQYGQPYDPNQPQYGQQPGGYPQSGPQEQPQYGQPQSGPQAQPQYGQQQPQGQYDYGQPGAAPGAGEKEPGGSKKGLFIGIGALVVVVAVVAILGFVAPGFFRTEVFNNTQMQTDVAKLLTDTYKIDGVTGVTCPAEQKVADGAKFECTATISGKPQQIPITVKGTDGNYEVSPPTSQ
- a CDS encoding DEAD/DEAH box helicase, with product MASSPSQSPAEAYAVSRRRGKHPQLTRFAGEVSFEFDDFQVRGCEALENGHGVLVCAPTGAGKTVVGEFAVHLALAEGRKCFYTTPIKALSNQKYADLVARYGADAVGLLTGDTSINGNAQVVVMTTEVLRNMLYAGSSAIPELGYVVMDEVHYLADRFRGAVWEEVILHLPEHVRVVGLSATVSNAEEFGEWLVEVRGDTTVVVDEHRPVPLWQHMQVGNQLLDLFAGQDEADPGAELRINPSLLRRTEEMGRFAGPSGFRGPRGGRRGAPQRGPRFRPPSRVDVVDRLDHAGLLPAIVFIFSRAGCDAAVTQCVRSGLRLNGPEQVDEVRRIVEERTKDLPEGDLGVLGYWEWREALERGIAGHHAGLLPAFKETVEELFVRGLVKVVFATETLALGINMPARTVVLERLVKYNGEAHVDLTPGEYTQLTGRAGRRGIDIEGHAVVSWQPGVDPKQVAGLASTRTYPLRSSFRPGYNMAVNLVAQVGSDAARDLLEQSFAQFQADRSVVGTARRIERNKEALKGYATAVTGDFEQTLEYVELRAKISAREKVLARQNTASRRAGTAESLEKLRKGDVIAVPAGRRAGLAVVVDPGLDPIREPRPVVVTEDRWSGPLSVADFPAPVEPLGHIRLPKHIELRSPRTRRDIASSLRNAGIALPGRQRRRGGADDDAELATLRRALRSHPCHGLAEREANLRWAERYQRLTEETAQLERKVAATTHSLARAFDRILALLGERGYLGPATAGDGEDRVTEHGQRLTRLYSESDLLAAECIRHDVWAGLGPAELAAVVSTLVFEARRDTAGEPRLPGGGVPEAWQETSRLWVELTEDERRHRLDRTREPDAGFAWPVYRWARGESLEKVLTAAETNGQELSAGDFVRWCRQVIDLLDQVRDVLGKADPVGATAAEAVRALRRGVVAAGAA
- a CDS encoding diacylglycerol/lipid kinase family protein, coding for MGLHAALAVHPASGHGAAARIAGTVADRLRPCVDRLDVLVANTVEESRALMRASHDAGLDVLIVLGGDGAAHQGVQFCAENDVALGLVPSGTGNDFARALGSPPDAESAVTALVAALEQGTRRRMDLGRTGDGTWFATVLCSGFDASVNARANRLRWPSGPHRYDVAILAELAAFRPSPLTLTADGTALDLDATLVAIGNTPFYGGGVPICPAATPDDGLFDVTVIGAATRLQLLRLLPGLRTGGHVAHPAVRTLRARELTLTGPDWPAYADGESQGTAPFTVTCVPDALTVVA
- the tatC gene encoding twin-arginine translocase subunit TatC: MAEAVNGNGSRSNRRRRSRRVNPDGTMTLIEHIYEFRRRLGFALLFVVIGGIFGWIWFEQHLGPIPSLGNIMTQPYCAIPPSQRFGSDHGGCKLLQTVPFEIFMVRLKVGVAAGAVLLSPFWLYQFWAFIAPGLYSKERKYALTFVAFASVLFAAGAVLAYYLVPHALALLAGFGQEQFVTALTADKYISFILSLLLIFGVSFELPLLVVMLNRVGVVKYQQLKKWRRGLVFALFVFAAFATPGSDPFSMLGLAGALTVLFEISIQIARFHDRKRDKVRADEGWDKLADDEAAPFDYTPSTADDGPVASGGGNRTDDIT
- the tatA gene encoding Sec-independent protein translocase subunit TatA — its product is MNALQPWHIIVLVLLVVLLFGAKRLPDTARAIGKSMKIFKAETKDLSGEKNADDAEPVETKQIPPATAASTTPVAAAGVTSAQDQQVADLQRQLDELKKQQVADQPQKNAS
- a CDS encoding bacteriophage holin; the protein is MPYLPTVVLLAAGLLVLIVLLVRTLRVLRGFRRTMSMVATNTQDRTGLLRARSAALRVAVAQRREAPENQ
- a CDS encoding helix-turn-helix transcriptional regulator, whose amino-acid sequence is MSSSTERMPRLLALVPYLLARPGIRVDEAAQDFDVTPKQLRKDLELLWMCGLPGYGPGDLIDLSFEGDTIVVTHDAGMNRPLRLTGSEATALLVALRALAETPGVVDADAVRRSIAKIEVAAGQAQPAGVVVGGGVREGKRTAETREAVAGALQAGRALRIRYYTASKDQVTERTVDPMRLLIVQAVGYLEAWCRRVEGVRLFRLDRIDELTVLDEPAAPPAHAQPTDLSDGLFSPRPDQQEAELVLGPDARWVAEYYPCQELAELDGGRLRIRMRYADESWMVRLVLSLAGDALVESPAALGDAVRRRAADAVARARHLPSTYDR
- a CDS encoding helix-turn-helix transcriptional regulator; the protein is MSTARAERLVNLVLALLSTRQYLTAERIRGIVPGYTDAASDEAFFRTFERDKTELRELGIPLETGRNSAFDAVEGYRIARRDYELGEIDLAPDEAAAVGLAVRLWDSPELTGQAQGALVKLRAAGVEVDDQAPTVIEPRVRAEPAFGPLLAAVQNGRAVRFEYRRVGSPERIMRTLEPWGVVSWRARWYVVGHDRDRGATRCFRLSRVTGQVTAVGPAGAVTRPEGVNLLQLVSVTGSSEEASPVTTARLWVADGRAAGVRRRGEVVGRETVGGEAGDLVEIGLNFPESAADWIAAQGPDVLVLEPDVLAKAVQHRLEDVLARTAAGSGR
- a CDS encoding SDR family oxidoreductase, with the translated sequence MTERVLLVTGASRGIGEATARRAAGAGFRVALVARRQESVAGLAAELGEDRALALGADVADWAAVSGAVEETVRRFGRLDAAFANAGIGMGVSFFGDGGTDPEQWRDMVLTNVYGAALTARATLPALAGSGGHLVLTGSVAGRYIRKGSLYSATKWAVTGMAGAIREEAVGTGVRVTLVQPGVTDTDILDSELRKKPKLEPDDVARAVLYALDQPPTVDVNEIMVRPTGQER